One Cryptococcus neoformans var. neoformans B-3501A chromosome 10, whole genome shotgun sequence DNA window includes the following coding sequences:
- a CDS encoding hypothetical protein (Match to ESTs gb|CF191130.1|CF191130, gb|CF186552.1|CF186552, gb|CF186087.1|CF186087; HMMPfam hit to Mtc, Tricarboxylate carrier, score: 326.8, E(): 3.1e-95), with amino-acid sequence MSDSAGLYDISKPRFDLGTYGGRLAYFYSTTSPLTLLASSAKLQQAQRDVTRFESQIKENGKAGTWVTREQKAAYDHAKQLVNSSIHPDTGRPVPLPFRMSAFVPTNLIICAGMLMPNPSLKSIIFWQWANQTLNVAVNFSNANKSIEMTPQEIGTAYVAATFTSVVLAVSLTRLVPRLRVSPTTKDLLAKLVPFASVASAGVVNISCIRWKEMRDGVEVFKVTHDPVEGYEQKQDLGKSAKAGQMAVMQSAASRVLTNIPILIIPPMVMTLLTNKGAFSGPRGKLASSLTQLTLIGLSLGVFLPPAIAYFPQRASTSPAKLENRFKAYEGPIYFNKGL; translated from the exons ATGAGCGACAGCGCTGGCCTCTACGACATCT CTAAACCTCGCTTCGACCTCGGCACCTACG GCGGTCGTCTCGCATACTTTTACTCTACAACCTCTCccctcaccctcctcgcctCGTCTGCAAAGCTCCAGCAAGCTCAGAGGGATGTCACCCGTTTCGAATCCCAGATCAAGGAGAATGGTAAAGCCGGGACGTGGGTGACCAGGGAACAAAAGGCGGCTTATGACCATGCCAAGCAGC TGGTCAATTCATCAATACACCCCGATACTGGCAGGCCAGTGCCCTTGCCTTTCAGGATGTCAGCCTTTGTACCTACCAACTTGAT AATATGC GCGGGTATGCTCATGCCCAACCCCAGTTTGAAGAGTATCATCTTCTGGCAATGGGCCAACCAGACTCTTAACGTTGCT GTCAACTTTAGCAACGCCAACAAGTCTATCGAGATGACCCCTCAGGAAATCGGCACTG CGTACGTCGCCGCCACATTCACCTCCGTCGTCCTCGCCGTCTCCCTCACCCGCCTCGTCCCCCGCCTCCGCGTCTCCCCCACCACCAAGGACCTCCTCGCCAAGCTCGTCCCCTTTGCCTCCGTCGCCAGCGCCGGTGTCGTCAATATCTCCTGTATCCGATGGAAAGAAATGCGCGACGGTGTGGAAGTGTTCAAGGTTACGCATGACCCTGTTGAGGGGTATGAGCAAAAGCAGGATTTGGGGAAAAGCGCAAAAGCTGGCCAGATGGCTGTCATGCAGAGTGCCGCCAGTAGAGTTCTCACCAACAT TCCCATACTTATCATCCCCCCAATGGTCATGACCCTCCTCACCAACAAGGGTGCATTCTCCGGCCCCCGTGGTAAACTCGCTTCGAGCCTCACCCAGCTCACCCTCATCGGTCTCTCCTTGGGCGTATTCCTGCCCCCGGCGATCGCCTACTTCCCCCAGAGGGCTTCTACGTCTCCCGCAAAGTTGGAGAATCGGTTCAAGGCGTATGAGGGACCTATTTACTTTAACAAGGGTCtttaa
- a CDS encoding hypothetical protein (Match to ESTs gb|CF189801.1|CF189801, gb|CF187499.1|CF187499, gb|CF185700.1|CF185700; HMMPfam hit to GDE_C, Amylo-alpha-1,6-glucosidase, score: 695.8, E(): 2.5e-206) — translation MTILDSLKPSNIEIPKPKAVLQGDGKKTPKTPQDEAISFFSREGDGEPVQVWELSLEDDGGPSPEKSYIRLPPPFKPYVLRFTLQPGTDVTRNGVLKSDFPMDGGAFKRDDWKERKLPSNLSKPIEVDLPISAPGAFCYFIEYDSPDSTGRVQGRKGYFNVDPIITLPARTPFFPPDTPITSGPLKDESSGAILPKDKQLSLDGLIIISVLAKWMGKTTEWEPFFAEASRRGYNMLHWAPLQQKGMSGSPYSIQNQLVFDIDLLKDSKAKDGGVKEVEEVLKFAKEKYGLGGVTDVVLNHTAYDSPWLQEHPEAGYSPYNTPHLAPALEFEDALLGLTSRLSSVGLPTNLKSESDLQALIPHIKSSIDDAKLWEYYIFDVQGSERAVADSLLNSKPEAPKPWEGSSLQGKSLNELAEIVKSSDIITSYRAYSSRYCTSVPPAVAAGFIQAAYPGDSAENQASRWGKILDVLNVDLYKECNEDIQAGIDGVVGRLRYTRLEEGGPKLGELTEERAILERYFTRIPKNDITKKHPENALAVANNGWMWAADPLNNFAEYPSKAYLRRQVIVWDDCVKLRYGSQASDNPWLWQHMISYAELLAGMFDGFRLDNCHSTPLPLGKAIIDAGRRVNPNLYVMAELFTGSQEMDLKFVRELGINSLVREAYNGNTVKNFADLLWRFGLGKPVGSMDVACLTSSGEVHLSLSSSKSSTRPALVTPLQGSVPHAVFYDLTHDNQSPRDKRTAEDALSTGALVTFCAAALGSNKGFDDLYPKLLDLVTDNRKYEVISKEKEKSSGIGNVKRVLNALHVEMMEGGYSEGYVHEDGEYLMIHRIHPVTHKGYMLVAHTAYPGFKGRGWVKPIRLGRTSISYIFGASIKTRFEEWEDDPSTHRGIPSTLTEIGPPEITKGIENGEEYQEVVVPEDFAPGSIMVFATQMSDISGDLDAFCKEGAIDAMSQLDLVDLNVILHRADGEEQDATGGDGTYTIPNYGAITFCGLEGWMHPLREITKKNDLGHPLCQHLREGTWAFDYVVNRLNKQTFDLPRLEAPAKWFASRFDQIKATAPSFMRPKYFSLVIHEAYKAARRAVVEQCSEFVSSGHSLTHNLALCSVQMYGLVKSASLDPGRAVPSLAAGLPHFAAGWARCWGRDVFISLRGLFLTTGNYPAARAHILSFGSTLKHGLIPNLLDSTRNPRYNCRDGPWWFIQNIQDYTHMAPNGLTILSDKVKRRFPADDTWVAWDSPRAYEYESSVAELIQEILQRHAEGIEFREYNAGPNLDMDMRDEGFNQKIWVDWETGIIFGGNRYNCGTWMDKMGSSEKAGNKGLPATPRDGAPIEITGLLKSALTWLDKLSKGGKFPFKGVNASVKGKKRLVTYKEWSDLIQASFEKHYYVPSDPAEDDKYVINKGLVNRRGIYKDVFGTPKDREWSDYQLRCNFTLPMVVAPELFTPSKAIGALSIADAVLRAPLGMKTLDPSDSQYRGDYDNSNDGTDQAIAKGWNYHQGPEWGFPLGWFLMAYLKFDRLAGEGKSNPTKTMHYISNILRNLARHIESDPWRGLPELTNSNGSFCYDSCNTQAWSASTILDVLEEMHKIGKN, via the exons GCTTAAAAGCGACTTTCCGATGGACGGGGGCGCGTTTAAGCGGGATGACTGGAAAGAGCGAAAGTTGCCCTCCAACCTGAGCAA ACCTATCGAGGTCGACCTTCCGATTTCCGCTCCCGGAGCATTCTGCTACTTTATCGAGTATGACTCGCCCGATTCCACCGGTCGAGTTCAAGGCCGAAAAGGCTACTTTAACGTTGATCCCATCATCACTCTTCCTGCTCGtaccccattcttccctcccgATACCCCCATCACATCTGGCCCTCTGAAAGATGAGTCTTCAGGTGCCATCCTTCCCAAGGACAAGCAGCTCAGTCTTGATGGtcttatcatcatctctgtTCTTGCTAAATGGATGGGCAAAACTACAGAATGGGAACCATTCTTCGCGGAAGCTAGCAGAAGAGGCTACAATATGCTTCATTGGGCGCCTCTTCAACAAAAAGGCATGTCTGGCAGTCCCTACTCTATTCAAAACCAACTGGTCTTTGATATAGACCTTTTGAAGGACTCCAAGGCGAAGGATGGTGGGGTAaaggaggttgaagaagtgttGAAGTTtgcaaaggaaaagtaCGGATTGGGGGGTGTCACTGACGTGGTGTTAAATCACACTGCGTATGACTCGCCTTGGTTGCAGGAGCACCCTGAAGCTG GTTATTCACCATACAACACTCCTCATCTCGCCCCTGCTCTCGAATTTGAGGATGCTCTGCTTGGCTTGACATCAAGGCTCTCGTCCGTTGGTCTCCCCACCAACCTCAAATCCGAATCCGACCTCCAGGCGTTAATCCCCCACATCAAATCTTCCATCGACGACGCCAAATTGTGGGAGTACTACATCTTTGACGTCCAAGGTTCTGAGCGTGCTGTTGCCGATTCTTTGCTCAATTCCAAGCCTGAAGCGCCCAAGCCTTGGGAGGGATCTTCCCTTCAAGGCAAGTCACTCAATGAACTCGCCGAAATTGTCAAGTCTTCCGATATCATCACTTCTTATCGCGCTTACTCCTCTCGGTACTGCACCTCTGTCCCTCCCGCTGTGGCTGCAGGATTTATTCAAGCTGCTTACCCAGGTGATTCGGCAGAGAACCAAGCCAGTCGATGGGGCAAGATCTTGGATGTGCTGAATGTGGACCTTTATAAGGAATGTAATGAGGATATCCAGGCTGGTATCGATGGTGTTGTGGGGAGGTTGAGATATACTAGATTGGAGGAGGGTGGACCTAAGCTTGGAGAGCTTACCGAAGA GCGGGCGATCCTGGAGCGCTACTTCACTCGAATCCCCAAGAACGACATTACCAAGAAACACCCCGAGAATGCCCTCGCTGTCGCCAACAACGGGTGGATGTGGGCTGCTGATCCTCTAAACAACTTTGCCGAATACCCTTCTAAAGCCTACCTCCGCCGTCAGGTCATTGTCTGGGATGATTGTGTCAAGCTCCGATACGGTTCTCAAGCTTCTGACAACCCGTGGCTATGGCAGCACATGATCTCCTACGCCGAACTTCTCGCTGGGATGTTTGATGGTTTCCGTTTGGACAATTGTCACTCTACCCCGTTGCCCTTGGGCAAGGCCATCATCGACGCTGGTCGACGAGTGAACCCGAATCTCTACGTCATGGCTGAACTCTTTACTGGAAGCCAGGAGATGGACTTGAAGTTTGTCAGGGAGTTGGGTATCAACAGTCTCGTCAGGGAGGCTTACAACGGCAACACTGTCAAGAACTTTGCGGATCTCCTCTGGAGATTTGGTCTTGGGAAGCCTGTGGGTTCTATGGACGTTGCATGCCTTACATCATCAGGAGAAGTCCACCTTAGCCTTTCATCGTCAAAGTCCAGCACCCGTCCGGCGCTTGTCACCCCTCTTCAAGGCTCTGTGCCCCACGCAGTCTTCTATGACCTTACCCACGACAACCAGTCCCCTCGAGACAAGCGAACTGCTGAAGATGCCTTGTCTACAGGTGCTCTTGTGACCTTTTGTGCTGCCGCTTTGGGATCCAACAAAGGTTTTGATGACCTCTACCCCAAGCTACTTGATCTGGTCACCGATAACAGAAAGTATGAAGTCATTAgtaaggagaaggagaagtcTAGCGGTATCGGTAATGTCAAGCGAGTGTTGAACGCCCTTCatgtggagatgatggagggtGGTTACTCTGAAGGCTACGTGCATGAGGACGGCGAG TACCTCATGATTCACCGAATTCACCCCGTCACCCACAAGGGATACATGCTTGTTGCTCATACGGCTTACCCGGGCTTCAAAGGTCGAGGATGGG TCAAACCCATTAGACTCGGTCGAACCTCTATCTCATATATCTTCGGTGCCTCTATCAAGACCCGCTTTGAAGAATGGGAGGACGACCCCTCTACTCATCGTGGCATCCCGTCGACCCTTACAGAGATTGGCCCCCCTGAGATTACCAAAGGCATtgagaatggagaggagTATCAAGAGGTTGTTGTGCCAGAAGATTTCGCTCCCGGAAGCATCATGGTCTTTGCTACTCAGATGAGC GATATTTCTGGTGATCTGGATGCGTTCTGCAAAGAAGGTGCTATAGATGCTATGAGCCAACTGGACTTGGTGGACCTCAacgtcatcctccacaGGGCTGACGGTGAAGAGCAGGATGCTACCG GTGGTGATGGTACTTACACTATCCCCAACTACGGCGCCATTACTTTCTGCGGTCTTGAAGGCTGGATGCACCCCTTGCGAGAGATCACTAAGAAGAACGATCTCGGTCATCCTCTCTGTCAACACTTGCGAGAAGGTACTTGGGCTTTTGACTATGTTGTAAACAGGTTAAACAA GCAAACCTTTGATCTCCCTCGCCTTGAGGCTCCTGCCAAGTGGTTCGCTTCCCGCTTCGATCAGATCAAGGCTACCGCCCCTTCTTTCATGCGCCCAAAGTACTTCTCCCTCGTCATCCACGAAGCTTACAAGGCAGCTCGCCGAGCTGTTGTTGAGCAATGCTCTGAGTTTGTTTCTTCTGGCCATTCGCTCACTCACAATCTTGCCTTGTGCTCTGTGCAAATGTATGGCTTGGTGAAGAGTGCCAGCTTGGATCCCGGAAGAGCTGTGCCAAGTCTGGCAGCCGGCTTGCCCCATTTCGCCGCTGGTTGGGCTAGATGTTGGGGACGAGACGTC TTCATCTCTCTTCGAGGTCTTTTCCTTACTACTGGTAACTATCCAGCTGCTAGGGCCCATATATTATCCTTCGGCAGCACTCTCAAACACGGCTTGATCCCCAACTTGCTCGACTCAACGCGAAATCCCAGGTATAACTGTCGCGATGGCCCTT GGTGGTTCATTCAAAATATCCAGGATTACACCCATATGGCTCCCAACGGTTTGACCATCCTCTCTGACAAAGTCAAGCGCCGATTCCCTGCGGATGACACCTGGGTTGCTTGGGATAGCCCCAGAGCGTACGAGTATGAAAGCAGCGTCGCTGAATTGATCCAAGAGATCTTGCAGAGGCATGCAGAGGGTATTGAATTCAGGGAGTACAAT GCTGGGCCCAACCTTGATATGGACATGCGCGACGAAGGGTTCAACCAGAAGATTTGGGTTGATTGGGAGACTGGAATCATCTTTGGTGGCAACAGATACAACTGTGGTACCTGGATGGACAAGATGGGTTCGTCTGAAAAGGCAGGTAACAAGGGCCTTCCTGCTACCCCCCGGGATGGTGCTCCCATTGAGATCACCGGTCTACTCAAGAGTGCCCTTACTTGGCTTGATAAGTTGAGCAAAGGTGGCAAATTTCCTTTTAAGGGCGTGAATGCTTCTG TCAAGGGCAAAAAGCGTCTCGTGACGTACAAAGAATGGTCTGACCTCATTCAAGCCTCTTTTGAGAAGCATTACTACGTTCCCAGCGACCCCGCTGAAGACGATAAATACGTTATCAACAAGGGTTTGGTCAACCGCCGGGGTATCTACAAGGATGTATTTGGAACTCCAAAGGATAGGGAGTGGAGTGACTACCAG CTTCGATGCAACTTCACGCTTCCGATGGTTGTCGCTCCTGAGCTTTTCACTCCTTCCAAAGCCATTGGCGCTTTGAGTATTGCCGATGCTGTGCTTCGCGCTCCTCTTGGTATGAAGACCCTTGACCCTTCTGACAGCCAATATCGAGGCGACTATGACAACTCGAACGATGGTACAGATCAAGCCATTGCCAAGGGCTGGAAC TATCACCAGGGCCCTGAGTGGGGCTTCCCTCTTGGTTGGTTCCTCATGGCTTACCTCAAGTTCGACCGTCTCGCTGGTGAAGGCAAATCT AATCCCACCAAGACTATGCATTACATCTCCAATATCCTTAGGAATCTCGCCCGCCACATTGAAAGTGACCCATGGCGAGGCTTGCCGGAGCTAACCAATAGCA ATGGAAGCTTCTGCTATGACTCCTGTAACACTCAGGCATGGAGCGCAAGTACGATTCTCGATGTATTGGAGGAAATGCACAAGATTGGGAAGAATTAG
- a CDS encoding hypothetical protein (Match to ESTs gb|CF183751.1|CF183751, gb|CF183687.1|CF183687, gb|CF183750.1|CF183750): MLKLALATAATIASIQVSATTYPLSDSFSGTSFFDGFRFPAETYDNTTNGDVFWATADNTSLLYVNDNDRVIIKVDNESDVVYLQKRYAPKLLSQKTWDIGTVWVMDAVHMPYGCSVWPAFWTQGPNWPAGGEIDISEGINLRTNNMVALHTTGGTCTISNSSSMSGSITYDNCDISQNSDSGCTVNDTNTDSYGAGFAAAGGGVFVAEWATDGIRVWFLTRDAVPDSLSVSASSIDTSTLGEPVALYSSETCDVQNLFGPQTLTIDITLCGDFAGNADLLAQTCGALVGDNTCYTTYVVNNQTSNLAQAYYEINYINVYSSNSSSNASATSTASAGVSTSATSGSGSTASANASASGSSSGAGRVEAVLGGLLGALLFGLAMIL, translated from the exons ATGCTCAAGCTTGCTCTTGCCACTGCGGCAACTATCGCATCCATCCAAGTCAGCGCCACCACCTATCCTCTGAGTGACTCTTTCTCTGGCACCTCATTCTT TGACGGATTCCGATTCCCCGCCGAGACTTATGACAACACTACCAA CGGAGACGTCTTTTGGGCCACCGCCGACAacacctctctcctctACGTCAACGACAACGACCGTGTCATCATCAAAGTCGACAACGAATCTGATGTCGTCTACCTCCAGAAACGATATGCTCCTAAACTACTCAGTCAGAAGACTTGGGATATCGGTACCGTTTGGGTGATGGATGCTGTGCATATGCCTTATGGTTGCAGTGTCTGGCCTGCTTTCTGGACTC AGGGACCTAACTGGCCTGCTGGAGGTGAGATTGATATCTCTGAAGGTATCAACCTCCGTACCAACAACATGGTTGCTCTCCACACCACTGGTGGGAC CTGCACGATTTCAAACTCATCTTCCATGTCCGGCTCAATCACATACGACAACTGCGACATATCCCAAAACTCAGACTCGGGATGTACAGTTAATGACACCAACACTGATTCGTACGGTGCGGGCTTTGCAGCCGCGGGTGGTGGTGTGTTCGTTGCCGAGTGGGCGACTGATGGGATCAGGGTTTGGTTCTTGACT AGAGACGCCGTCCCCGACTCTTTGAGCGTTAGCGCCTCTTCCATCGACACTTCAACTCTTGGTGAACCAGTTGCCCTGTATAGCTCTGAGACTTGCGACGTGCAGAACCTCTTTGGCC CTCAAACTCTTACTATCGACATCACTCTCTGTGGCGATTTCGCCGGTAACGCCGATCTTCTCGCGCAGACTTGCGGTGCCCTCGTAGGCGATAACACTTG TTACACAACCTACGTCGTCAACAACCAAACATCCAACCTCGCTCAAGCGTATTACGAGATCAACTATATCAACGTTtactcttccaactcttcttccaacgcGAGTGCGACTTCTACCGCTAGTGCTGGTGTGTCTACTTCTGCCACTTCTGGATCCGGTTCTACCGCTAGCGCCAATGCGAGTGCGAGCGGGAGCTCGAGTGGTGCTGGAAGGGTCGAGGCTGTCCTTGGAGGCTTGTTGGGTGCTTTACTGTTTGGCCTTGCAATGATTCTTTAA